The following coding sequences lie in one Saccopteryx bilineata isolate mSacBil1 chromosome X, mSacBil1_pri_phased_curated, whole genome shotgun sequence genomic window:
- the S100G gene encoding protein S100-G: protein MTAKMSSKELKSIFEKYAAKEGDPNQLSKEELTLLIQNEFPSLLKGPNTLEDLFKELDKNGDGEVSFEEFQGLLKKISQ from the exons ATGACTGCAAAAATGTCTTCTAAAGAACTGAAGAGCATTTTTGAAAAGTATGCGGCCAAAGAAGGTGATCCAAACCAGCTGTCGAAGGAGGAGCTGACACTATTGATTCAGAATGAATTCCCCAGTTTACTGAAG GGTCCAAACACCCTAGAGGACCTCTTTAAAGAACTGGACAAGAATGGAGATGGAGAAGTTAGTTTCGAAGAATTCCAGGGGTTACTAAAAAAGATATcccagtga